From one Anopheles bellator chromosome 1, idAnoBellAS_SP24_06.2, whole genome shotgun sequence genomic stretch:
- the LOC131216440 gene encoding BTB/POZ domain-containing protein Tiwaz, translating into MDRDRDRDRERDRNAAAAAIERDVKPLEPRDLSATRLFTATQIKISTSPTTSPTISNSSSPTPTPPIPASSPAVSSGYHHANHKQITGIPCVAAASKYTAPVHIDVGGTIYTSSLETLTKYPDSRLAKLFNGCIPIVLDSLKQHYFIDRDGGMFRHILNFMRNSKLLVSEDFPDLELLLEEAKYFDIVPMIKQIEHLKKERQRSGNGLPPFGGNRSKCKGGLAADTANHDVVALHISPDLGERILISAERAVLDEVFPETNQAILDARTGAAWNQFDGRQVIRFPLNGYCKLNSIQVLTRLLNAGFSVEASTGGGVETQQFSEYLLIRKSSM; encoded by the exons AtggatcgtgatcgtgatcgggaTCGTGAGCGTGATCGCAacgcagcggcggcggccatcgagcGGGACGTGAAACCGCTCGAGCCGCGCGATCTGTCGGCGACGCGGCTCTTCACGGCCACGCAGATCAAGATCAGCACCTCGCCCACCACCTCGCCCACCATCTCGAACTCATCGTCACCCACGCCCACCCCACCCATCccggcgtcgtcgccggccgTCTCCAGTGGCTACCACCACGCCAACCACAAGCAGATCACCGGCATCCCGTgcgtggccgccgcctccaAGTACACGGCGCCGGTGCACATCGACGTCGGTGGCACCATCTACACCAGCTCCCTGGAAACCCTCACCAA ATATCCGGATTCGCGGCTGGCGAAGCTGTTCAACGGGTGCATCCCGATCGTGCTGGACTCGCTGAAGCAACACTATTTTATCGACCGCGACGGAGGCATGTTCCGCCATATCCTAAACTTTATGCGTAACTCCAAGCTGCTGGTATCGGAGGACTTCCCCgacctggagctgctgctggaggaggcCAAATACTTCGACATTGTTC CTATGATCAAGCAGATCGAACATCTGAAGAAGGAGCGACAGCGTAGCGGGAACGGTCTCCCGCCATTCGGAGGCAACCGGAGCAAGTGCAAGGGAGGACTGGCCGCGGACACCGCGAACCACGACGTGGTGGCGCTCCACATCTCGCCCGACCTCGGCGAACGCATCCTGATCTCGGCCGAACGGGCCGTCCTGGACGAGGTGTTCCCCGAGACGAACCAGGCGATCCTGGACGCGCGGACCGGCGCGGCCTGGAACCAGTTCGACGGCCGGCAGGTGATACGGTTCCCGCTCAACGGCTACTGCAAGCTCAACTCCATCCAGGTGCTGACGCGGCTCCTGAACGCCGGCTTCAGCGTCGAGgccagcaccggcggcggcgtcgagACGCAACAGTTCTCCGAGTATCTGCTGATCCGCAAAAGTTCGATGTGA
- the LOC131211646 gene encoding serine protease 53, whose protein sequence is MRKVISPVREIPRVSAVLMLLLIVLETSHGANRQFCGQRKLGAMGLIIKGTTTFVGEYPWHIGLFRKGFARTADYICGGSIISPNFVLTAAHCIEVPRPSQYLFRVGLHNLQNATDPDTVSYNVAELIVHPEYDREKFSSDIALLRSDGDISFADVSKVQPICLWAKDETGQLGELLDKAGYAAGWGFNENYTVSNVLQSAKLRVVDRNTCRSGLPEHNRFLLDHSGKLCARGWEDGVNVCSGDSGGGLYFVRDGVWYLRGIVSAAPRQELGTGETRCNPTGYATYTDVAQYRGWIDAHQAIVNQRNLLNLEHCGDDRFDQVQDEREKPLFQQYPWNALLEFFQKDRPTPHLVCSGVLIHRRFVLTVGHCVEGILRGYELRTVRLGEFNTRTAPDRDPNSPDTSATSQSIGIERIIINPRMNQPSYGNNLALLRLRHDADTQKPNIAPICLPSLVDYTQTNLTLTGWMRDKFVFPEMARDSMNLSSTAECRARYAKVGVQLSRTQDTMFGEFNAKSGFRCRSYAAGSALQYIKFADRKARYFLAGLLTFNFPSCHQDGCEMFASITNAGSWIQDEVNKLPVL, encoded by the exons ATGCGAAAGGTTATCAGTCCGGTGCGGGAAATTCCCCGAGTGTCTgcggtgctgatgctgctgctgatcgtacTCGAAACAAGTCACGGCGCCAACAGGCAAT TCTGCGGACAGCGCAAGCTTGGTGCAATGGGGTTAATAATAAAAGGAACCACCACGTTCGTCGGGGAGTACCCGTGGCATATCGGCCTCTTCCGGAAGGGATTCGCCCGCACGGCGGACTACATTTGCGGTGGCTCCATCATCAGCCCCAACTTCGTGCTGACAG CTGCTCACTGCATCGAAGTTCCACGCCCGAGCCAGTATCTGTTCCGAGTGGGACTCCACAATCTGCAGAACGCCACCGATCCGGACACTGTCAGCTATAACGTGGCCGAGCTCATCGTCCATCCGGAGTACGATAGGGAAAAGTTTAGCAGTGACATTGCCCTGCTCCGGTCCGACGGGGACATATCGTTCGCGGACGTGTCGAAGGTGCAACCGATCTGTCTGTGGGCCAAGGACGAAACCGGTCAGCTCGGGGAGCTACTCGACAAGGCGGGATACGCCGCTGGCTGGGGTTTCAATGAGAACTACACCGTAAGCAACGTGCTCCAGTCGGCCAAACTCCGGGTCGTGGACAGGAACACCTGCCGAAGTGGGTTGCCGGAGCACAACCGCTTCTTGCTGGACCACTCCGGCAAGCTCTGTGCCCGTGGCTGGGAAGACGGGGTGAACGTGTGCTCGGGTGACAGTGGCGGTGGGCTGTACTTTGTGCGCGATGGCGTCTGGTATCTGCGAGGTATTGTGAGTGCCGCACCACGCCAGGAGCTCGGAACCGGGGAGACACGCTGCAATCCGACGGGATACGCCACGTACACTGATGTGGCGCAGTACCGGGGTTGGATCGATGCCCATCAGGCGATCGTGAACCAGCGCAACCTGCTGAACCTCGAGCACTGCGGGGACGACCGGTTCGACCAGGTGCAGGACGAGCGCGAGAAACCCCTCTTCCAGCAGTACCCGTGGAATGCGCTGTTGGAGTTCTTCCAGAAAGACCGGCCGACACCACATCTGGTGTGTAGTGGAGTCCTGATCCACCGGCGCTTCGTGCTAACGGTCGGTCACTGCGTTGAAGGCATCCTGCGCGGTTACGAACT ACGAACGGTACGGCTGGGAGAGTTCAACACGCGCACCGCACCCGACAGGGATCCAAACTCGCCCGATACTTCAGCCACCAGCCAGTCGATCGGGATCGAGCGGATCATCATCAACCCGCGGATGAATCAACCCAGTTACGGCAACAACCTGGCACTGCTCCGACTGCGGCACGATGCCGACACCCAGAAGCCCAACATTGCGCCGATCTGTCTGCCCAGCCTGGTCGATTACACGCAAACCAACCTCACGCTGACGGGCTGGATGCGCGACAAGTTCGTCTTCCCGGAGATGGCGCGCGACTCGATGAATCTTTCGTCGACCGCCGAGTGTAGAGCGAGGTACGCGAAAGTCGGTGTCCAGCTGTCCAGAACGCAGGACACGATGTTCGGGGAGTTCAACGCGAAGAGCGGGTTCCGGTGCAGGAGCTACGCCGCCGGGTCGGCCCTGCAGTACATCAAGTTCGCCGACCGGAAGGCGCGCTACTTCCTCGCCGGTCTGCTGACGTTCAACTTTCCCAGCTGTCACCAGGATGGGTGCGAAATGTTCGCCAGCATCACGAATGCCGGCTCGTGGATTCAGGACGAGGTTAATAAGCTCCCGGTGCTTTGA